The Streptomyces sp. NBC_00344 genome includes a window with the following:
- a CDS encoding AfsR/SARP family transcriptional regulator has translation MADLSGCDGSGVAAAPFRVLGPLEVSGELGAVTVAPGRQEIVLGALVLQMNRVVETTHLVDVIWAHHPPKTARAQVQICISRLRKALSGGGVDATIETRARGYILRAPEDATDVGNFRRLVAEAHALDRDGLKMPAVETLRSAIGLWRGRCLTGVPSEVLAGTAAQLDESRLEAVETSMRLLLELGRHEHLVCELMQLVADHPLRERLRGHLMVALHRSGRQAEALDTYHQGRALLTEELGLDPGRELRDLAQAILTDDPGLAVAEQPGPRAVVAPHVSPSPQEPGADPDPVVAPRQLRADIGDFVADDTIVSAICDAVTEGQGKRPLSVALVLGGPGVGKSTLATHVAHRLATEYFPDGQLYCDLRGLGGQPLDPAQALERFLRALGVPGEAIPDSLDECAEMYRSLLADRRILVLLDDAVSESQVMPLLPGTGSSGVLVTSRSLLTALPGTRRFDLEPLSPEQALRLLGRIIGERRVQGEADAARVLIRLVGGLPLALRIIGARLAARPHWSLASLWKRLENEHRRLDELAHGELSIRASLSLSYDGLAAADRRLLCLLSLAEGTVIPSWLGAALVDDRTLRPSDLLEPLIDMRLLDITAMDQCGEIRYGLSPIVRTFTYERMAAEIPEAERLGAVRRMVGGWLALAERAHKEIYGGTYTLVSGRAERWHPPEDLVRPCLRDPLGWLESEQTNLVSAVELAARFGLDELCWELATTLVTLFEARGYPDLWERTHRTALTAVQEAGNQRGQAAVLGSLGTLHLHRSEHEAAGPYLSAALVMFERMGEEGGQALCLRDLARIERHHGDDDRALALYERAERHFVQAEDVIGRAYVLGEMAHITMRRADFTRTRSCLDEALGICRSTGFDRGQALVLRRLGQMLTYQQQYEAAERTLLEVLAMVRASGDVVGEGYVLHDLGRVNVDLCRVEQAVAYYSQSAGIRERILDHTGAAAVRADIVALLARPVTPVS, from the coding sequence ATGGCAGACTTGTCAGGTTGCGACGGCAGCGGCGTCGCGGCAGCTCCTTTCCGGGTGCTCGGGCCGCTTGAGGTGAGCGGCGAGCTGGGGGCCGTAACCGTGGCACCGGGGCGTCAAGAGATCGTTCTCGGGGCTCTGGTGCTCCAAATGAACCGGGTGGTGGAGACGACCCATCTGGTCGATGTCATCTGGGCTCACCATCCGCCGAAAACCGCACGTGCCCAAGTGCAGATCTGCATCTCCCGTCTCCGCAAGGCACTTTCGGGCGGGGGAGTCGATGCCACCATCGAGACCCGCGCCCGCGGGTACATCCTGAGGGCGCCGGAGGACGCGACCGACGTCGGCAACTTCCGCCGCCTGGTGGCAGAGGCGCATGCTCTGGACCGTGATGGTCTGAAGATGCCCGCGGTGGAAACGCTTCGCTCGGCGATAGGCCTGTGGCGGGGGCGGTGCCTGACCGGCGTACCCAGCGAAGTCCTGGCCGGTACGGCAGCCCAGTTGGACGAGAGCCGCCTGGAAGCGGTGGAGACCAGCATGCGGCTGTTGCTGGAGCTGGGCCGCCACGAGCACCTGGTCTGCGAGCTGATGCAGCTTGTCGCCGACCATCCGCTGCGTGAGCGGCTGCGGGGGCACCTCATGGTCGCGTTGCACCGTTCGGGCCGGCAGGCGGAAGCACTGGATACCTACCACCAGGGCCGCGCGTTACTCACCGAGGAACTGGGCCTGGACCCGGGCAGGGAACTGCGGGACCTGGCGCAAGCAATCCTGACCGACGACCCCGGCCTGGCAGTCGCCGAACAACCCGGACCGCGTGCCGTCGTGGCACCGCACGTCTCTCCATCGCCGCAAGAGCCCGGTGCCGATCCCGACCCCGTCGTCGCCCCTCGGCAACTGCGGGCCGACATCGGCGATTTCGTGGCCGACGACACGATCGTTTCAGCGATCTGTGACGCGGTGACCGAGGGCCAGGGAAAGCGGCCGCTGAGCGTGGCCCTGGTGCTCGGCGGGCCCGGCGTCGGCAAGAGCACGCTGGCCACGCACGTGGCCCACCGACTGGCAACCGAGTACTTCCCGGACGGACAGCTCTACTGCGACCTCCGAGGGCTGGGCGGTCAACCGTTGGACCCCGCTCAGGCGTTGGAGCGATTCCTCCGAGCACTGGGCGTACCCGGCGAGGCCATCCCCGATTCGCTCGACGAGTGCGCGGAGATGTACCGCAGTCTGCTGGCCGACCGCCGGATCCTGGTGTTGCTTGACGACGCGGTGAGCGAGTCGCAGGTGATGCCGCTGCTGCCCGGAACCGGCAGCAGCGGCGTGCTGGTCACCAGCCGCAGCCTGCTCACGGCGTTGCCGGGTACACGCCGGTTCGACCTGGAGCCGCTGAGCCCGGAGCAGGCCCTCCGGCTGCTCGGACGGATCATCGGGGAGCGCCGGGTCCAGGGTGAGGCGGATGCAGCGCGGGTCCTCATACGCCTGGTGGGCGGGCTGCCGCTCGCGCTGCGTATCATCGGCGCACGTCTGGCCGCGCGCCCGCACTGGTCACTGGCCTCCCTGTGGAAGCGGCTTGAGAACGAGCACCGCAGGCTGGACGAGCTGGCACACGGCGAGCTGTCGATCCGGGCCAGTCTTTCGCTCAGTTACGACGGCCTGGCGGCAGCCGACCGCCGCCTGTTGTGTCTGCTCAGCCTGGCCGAAGGAACGGTGATTCCGAGCTGGCTGGGTGCCGCCCTCGTCGACGACCGCACGCTGCGCCCCAGTGACCTCCTGGAACCGCTCATCGACATGCGGCTGCTCGACATCACGGCCATGGACCAGTGCGGGGAGATCCGGTACGGACTGTCGCCGATCGTGCGGACGTTCACGTACGAACGGATGGCCGCGGAGATTCCCGAGGCAGAACGTCTCGGTGCGGTGCGGCGTATGGTCGGTGGCTGGCTGGCGCTCGCTGAGCGGGCGCACAAGGAGATCTACGGCGGTACGTACACGCTCGTGTCCGGCCGGGCCGAACGGTGGCATCCGCCGGAGGACCTCGTCCGGCCGTGCCTACGCGACCCGCTCGGGTGGCTGGAGAGCGAGCAGACCAACCTTGTGAGCGCGGTGGAGCTGGCGGCCCGGTTCGGGCTCGACGAGTTGTGCTGGGAGTTGGCCACCACTCTGGTAACGCTGTTCGAGGCCCGTGGCTATCCCGACCTCTGGGAGCGCACACACCGGACAGCGCTGACTGCGGTACAGGAGGCCGGCAACCAACGGGGCCAGGCGGCGGTTCTCGGCTCCTTGGGGACCCTGCACCTGCATCGGAGCGAGCATGAGGCAGCAGGCCCTTACCTCAGCGCCGCGCTGGTGATGTTCGAGCGGATGGGTGAGGAAGGCGGGCAGGCGCTCTGCCTGCGTGACCTGGCGCGCATCGAGCGGCACCACGGTGACGACGACCGGGCACTGGCCCTTTACGAGAGGGCCGAGCGCCACTTCGTGCAGGCGGAGGACGTCATCGGTCGCGCGTACGTGCTCGGCGAGATGGCGCACATCACGATGCGGCGTGCGGACTTCACGCGAACCCGTTCCTGTCTCGACGAGGCCCTCGGCATCTGCCGGTCGACCGGCTTCGACCGGGGTCAAGCCCTCGTGCTGCGGCGGTTGGGCCAGATGCTGACGTACCAGCAGCAGTACGAGGCGGCGGAACGGACCCTGCTGGAAGTTCTCGCCATGGTCAGGGCGAGCGGCGATGTGGTCGGGGAAGGGTATGTGCTGCACGACCTCGGCCGCGTCAACGTCGATCTGTGTCGCGTGGAACAGGCCGTCGCGTACTACTCGCAATCGGCCGGGATCCGGGAGCGGATCCTGGATCACACTGGGGCCGCTGCCGTACGGGCCGACATCGTTGCTCTCCTGGCCAGGCCCGTGACGCCGGTCAGCTGA
- a CDS encoding GlxA family transcriptional regulator translates to MTQRRVVFLVYPRFQVLDLAGPHEVFAQTQRWVPEGEGYALEIVGGRAGAMRACHGIDVVAGSGVQQCEGPLDTLVVVGGPGDREAVDDEELVGWVREAAGRARRVAAVCTGAFLLARAGLLDGRRAVTHWAACERLAHEHPDVTVTPDQIFVHDGAVWTSAGITAGMDLALAMVEEDHGPEISRAVARMLVMFVQRPGGQAQFSTQLAAQRPTRKPLRDVQAWVADHLADDLTVRVLAERAGMSERNFTRVFRTETGITPAAYVETVRVEAARALLETTDTTIDAIARVCGFGFAETLHRRFKSTLGVTPGQYRHHFSRAR, encoded by the coding sequence GTGACTCAACGGCGCGTCGTCTTCCTCGTCTATCCACGATTTCAGGTGCTGGACCTGGCGGGACCGCATGAGGTGTTCGCGCAGACGCAGCGGTGGGTGCCCGAGGGAGAGGGCTATGCCCTTGAGATCGTCGGGGGCCGGGCCGGAGCGATGCGGGCCTGTCACGGAATCGACGTGGTGGCCGGCAGTGGCGTCCAGCAGTGTGAGGGACCGCTGGACACGCTGGTGGTCGTCGGTGGACCGGGCGATCGCGAGGCGGTGGACGATGAAGAGCTTGTCGGCTGGGTCAGGGAGGCGGCCGGCCGGGCCCGGCGGGTCGCCGCCGTGTGTACGGGCGCGTTCCTGCTCGCGCGGGCCGGGCTGCTCGACGGACGGCGCGCGGTGACGCACTGGGCGGCCTGCGAGCGGCTGGCCCACGAGCACCCGGACGTCACGGTCACCCCGGACCAGATCTTCGTACACGACGGGGCGGTGTGGACATCCGCCGGAATCACGGCGGGGATGGACCTGGCGCTTGCCATGGTCGAGGAGGATCACGGCCCCGAGATCTCCCGGGCGGTCGCGCGGATGCTGGTCATGTTCGTCCAGCGCCCCGGCGGCCAAGCGCAGTTCAGCACCCAGCTCGCCGCGCAGCGGCCTACGCGCAAGCCGCTGCGGGACGTTCAGGCATGGGTCGCCGACCACCTCGCCGACGACCTGACCGTCCGGGTGCTCGCCGAACGGGCCGGTATGAGCGAGCGCAACTTCACCCGGGTGTTCCGCACCGAGACCGGAATCACCCCGGCCGCCTACGTGGAGACCGTCCGCGTCGAGGCTGCCCGGGCTCTACTGGAGACGACGGACACCACGATCGACGCGATAGCCCGAGTCTGCGGCTTCGGTTTCGCCGAGACCCTGCACCGCCGCTTCAAAAGCACCCTGGGCGTCACACCGGGCCAGTATCGTCACCACTTTTCCAGAGCACGGTGA
- a CDS encoding AIM24 family protein — MKSDLFQTENMAQQAATPGMTLQNTKSIKYAVNGDMLARQGAMIAYRGTLQFERKGQGIGGMLKRAVTGEGLPLMSVTGQGEAWFAHEAANCFIVDVDQGDSLTINGRNVLCFDSTLSYEIRTVKGAGITGGGIFNSVFTGYGRLGLICEGSPIVIPVTPQQPVYVDTDAVVGWSTHLQTSLHRSQSIGSMIRGGSGEAVQLMLQGEGFVIVRPSEAKPERAQQH, encoded by the coding sequence ATGAAGAGCGATCTTTTCCAGACCGAGAACATGGCGCAGCAGGCGGCCACCCCCGGGATGACCCTGCAGAACACCAAATCGATCAAGTACGCCGTCAACGGTGACATGCTGGCGCGGCAGGGGGCAATGATCGCCTACCGGGGAACGCTGCAGTTCGAGCGCAAGGGGCAGGGCATCGGCGGGATGCTCAAGCGCGCCGTCACCGGTGAGGGGCTGCCGCTGATGTCGGTCACCGGACAGGGGGAGGCCTGGTTCGCGCACGAGGCGGCGAACTGCTTCATAGTCGACGTGGACCAGGGCGACTCGCTCACCATCAACGGGCGCAACGTCCTGTGCTTCGACTCCACCCTCTCCTACGAGATCAGGACGGTGAAGGGTGCGGGCATCACCGGCGGCGGGATCTTCAACAGTGTCTTCACCGGATACGGCAGGCTCGGCCTGATCTGCGAGGGCAGCCCCATCGTCATCCCGGTCACCCCGCAGCAGCCGGTCTACGTCGACACGGACGCGGTCGTCGGCTGGTCCACCCATCTGCAGACGTCTCTGCACCGCTCCCAGTCGATCGGCTCGATGATCCGCGGCGGCTCGGGAGAGGCGGTCCAGCTGATGCTCCAGGGTGAGGGATTCGTGATCGTGCGGCCCAGCGAGGCGAAGCCCGAGCGGGCGCAGCAGCACTGA
- a CDS encoding peptidyl-tRNA hydrolase → MSSNDSPFRAEPTARDEAPQYVLPLVVHIEKADPPARTDALETAARAVLVMLSDERSLGDGEWAQLIRDWQDARIRKVVRRARGAEWRKASALPGITVVGDTAEVRVFPPVPLDGWPKELAKLQVSGTDLADPVGPPAPGPTAPVLWLNPDVTMSAGKSMAQTGHGAQIAWWDLSGAERDAWRAAGFPLSVRTAAPDRWRQLTASDLPVVVDAGFTEIAPGPTVAVEGGSRFCPLPRERRS, encoded by the coding sequence GTGAGCAGCAACGACAGTCCCTTCCGCGCGGAGCCGACGGCACGCGACGAGGCCCCGCAGTACGTTCTTCCGCTGGTGGTGCACATCGAGAAGGCCGATCCGCCGGCCCGTACCGACGCACTGGAGACGGCGGCCCGGGCCGTGCTGGTGATGCTGTCGGACGAGCGGTCGCTGGGCGACGGCGAGTGGGCGCAGCTGATCCGCGACTGGCAGGACGCCCGGATCCGCAAGGTCGTACGGCGAGCGCGCGGCGCGGAATGGCGAAAGGCATCGGCGCTCCCCGGCATCACGGTCGTCGGAGACACCGCCGAGGTACGGGTGTTCCCGCCGGTCCCGCTGGACGGCTGGCCGAAGGAGCTGGCGAAGCTCCAGGTCAGCGGGACGGATCTGGCGGACCCGGTGGGTCCGCCGGCGCCCGGTCCCACAGCGCCCGTGCTGTGGCTGAACCCGGATGTCACCATGTCGGCCGGCAAGTCGATGGCGCAGACCGGTCATGGGGCGCAGATCGCCTGGTGGGACCTGTCCGGCGCCGAGCGCGACGCGTGGCGCGCGGCCGGCTTCCCGCTCTCGGTACGGACCGCGGCCCCGGACCGCTGGCGGCAACTCACCGCGAGCGACCTGCCCGTGGTGGTGGACGCCGGCTTCACGGAGATCGCGCCGGGGCCGACCGTCGCCGTCGAGGGCGGCAGCCGCTTCTGCCCGCTCCCGCGCGAACGACGGTCGTAG
- a CDS encoding DUF692 domain-containing protein, whose translation MKHLGIGIGWRPEIAAAVEELPGIDWVEAVAENLCPGHLPDSLLRLRERGVTVVPHGVSLGIGGADRPDAGRLEALAARALCLESPLVTEHIAFVRAGGPMTASPDLEAGHLLPVPRTWDALHVLCENVRIAQDSLPVPLALENIAALISWPGEELTEGQFLAELVDRTGVRLLIDVANLHTNHVNRGEDPAAALDELPVEAIAYVHVAGGVEKDGVWHDTHAHPVTASVLDVLSLLRTRVDPPGVLLERDDAFPPTAELAHELTAIRETLSVRRPAPGSVRSSHPAAPVGAVSGQARQRLALAETSLLSALVAGTPAPEGFDSRRLSVQSRSLAAKRADVVAKVAPELPGLLGAGYRQAFLSYARSRPMRGGYRRDALDFAEHMLSTGRPADAAVRRRLTLWWEERAAPRPPTRTTRIARAARARLTGNPRGTRRLPRADTPATATGA comes from the coding sequence GTGAAGCATCTGGGAATCGGAATCGGCTGGCGGCCGGAGATCGCCGCCGCGGTGGAGGAACTGCCCGGTATCGACTGGGTCGAGGCGGTAGCGGAGAATCTCTGCCCCGGCCATCTTCCCGACTCTCTGCTGCGTCTGCGCGAGCGCGGTGTCACGGTGGTACCGCACGGTGTGTCGCTGGGTATCGGGGGCGCGGACCGGCCGGACGCGGGCCGGCTGGAAGCCCTGGCGGCGCGCGCGCTCTGCCTGGAGTCCCCGCTGGTGACGGAGCACATCGCGTTCGTCAGGGCCGGCGGGCCGATGACGGCGTCGCCGGATCTGGAGGCCGGTCATCTGCTGCCGGTCCCGCGCACCTGGGACGCGCTGCATGTGCTGTGCGAGAACGTGCGCATCGCGCAGGACTCGCTGCCCGTACCGCTGGCGCTGGAGAACATCGCCGCCCTGATCTCCTGGCCCGGAGAGGAACTGACCGAGGGTCAGTTCCTGGCGGAACTGGTGGACCGCACCGGTGTACGTCTGCTGATCGATGTGGCCAATCTGCACACCAACCACGTCAACCGAGGTGAGGACCCGGCGGCCGCACTGGACGAACTCCCCGTCGAGGCCATCGCCTATGTCCATGTCGCGGGCGGTGTGGAGAAGGACGGCGTCTGGCACGACACCCACGCGCACCCGGTGACCGCGTCGGTGCTGGACGTGCTGTCGCTGCTGCGTACCAGGGTCGACCCGCCGGGCGTGCTGCTGGAGCGCGACGACGCCTTCCCGCCCACCGCGGAACTGGCACACGAACTGACCGCGATACGGGAGACCCTGTCGGTACGGCGTCCGGCGCCCGGCAGCGTGCGGAGCAGCCACCCGGCGGCACCGGTGGGTGCCGTTTCCGGCCAGGCCCGGCAGCGGCTCGCACTGGCCGAGACCTCGCTGCTGTCCGCTCTGGTCGCCGGCACTCCCGCACCCGAGGGCTTCGACAGTCGGCGACTGAGCGTGCAGAGCCGTTCGCTGGCGGCCAAGCGCGCCGATGTCGTCGCGAAAGTCGCTCCGGAGCTGCCCGGACTGCTCGGTGCGGGCTACCGGCAGGCGTTTCTCTCGTACGCCAGGTCCCGCCCGATGCGCGGTGGCTATCGTCGCGACGCACTGGACTTCGCGGAGCACATGCTGAGCACCGGCCGCCCTGCCGATGCCGCGGTACGTCGCCGGCTCACCCTCTGGTGGGAGGAGCGGGCCGCTCCTCGCCCCCCGACCAGAACGACGCGCATCGCCCGCGCCGCCAGGGCCAGGCTGACGGGCAACCCGCGGGGCACCCGGCGGCTTCCCCGCGCCGACACACCGGCGACGGCCACCGGGGCGTGA
- a CDS encoding TIGR04222 domain-containing membrane protein: MYWVIFLLAAWAAAGISCGRLCLAAAEAARQPSEGAAHHGQTLTLYEAAFLAGGPHRVTDLTLVSMHRARRLLLAHTGWTTVVDPDGRDDLERSVIGAVGPAGQARTAAVRSAAAATEAVRTLADRLVRAGLAVPDAARTGVGAAMSRVRGAILVVLAASVAALLLDGGTAEAGMIAAWFSLPLALLLGCLAIARIEIHPCTKWASPLGQRLLDKLVRAETGGDRASLTAVAVRGPTAVDDPQLRAALLSGRPTHRGQ, encoded by the coding sequence ATGTACTGGGTCATCTTTCTGCTGGCCGCGTGGGCTGCCGCCGGCATCTCCTGCGGCCGGCTCTGTCTCGCCGCGGCCGAAGCCGCCCGGCAGCCGTCCGAAGGCGCCGCACACCACGGTCAGACGCTGACCCTGTACGAGGCGGCCTTCCTCGCGGGAGGCCCTCACCGGGTCACCGATCTGACGCTCGTCTCGATGCACCGGGCACGCCGGCTGCTGCTCGCGCACACCGGCTGGACCACCGTGGTGGACCCCGACGGCCGGGACGATCTGGAGCGCTCCGTGATCGGCGCCGTAGGCCCGGCAGGCCAGGCCAGGACAGCGGCGGTGCGCTCCGCGGCAGCCGCCACCGAAGCGGTGCGCACGCTGGCCGACCGTCTGGTCCGCGCCGGCCTGGCCGTCCCCGACGCGGCGAGAACGGGTGTCGGCGCAGCCATGAGCCGGGTGCGCGGCGCGATCCTGGTCGTTCTCGCGGCGTCCGTCGCCGCGCTGCTGCTGGACGGAGGAACTGCGGAGGCGGGAATGATCGCCGCCTGGTTCTCGCTGCCGCTGGCCCTCCTGCTGGGCTGTCTCGCCATCGCCAGGATCGAGATCCACCCCTGCACGAAGTGGGCGTCTCCGCTCGGGCAACGGCTGCTGGACAAGCTGGTCCGGGCGGAAACCGGCGGCGACAGGGCCTCTCTGACCGCCGTCGCGGTGCGCGGGCCGACCGCCGTCGACGACCCGCAGCTGCGGGCGGCTCTGCTGAGCGGCCGGCCGACTCATCGGGGTCAATGA